A single genomic interval of Lynx canadensis isolate LIC74 chromosome A2, mLynCan4.pri.v2, whole genome shotgun sequence harbors:
- the NR2C2 gene encoding nuclear receptor subfamily 2 group C member 2 isoform X2, with amino-acid sequence MTSPSPRIQIISTDSAVASPQRIQIVTDQQTGQKIQIVTAVDASGSPKQQFILTSPDGAGTGKVILASPETSSAKQLIFTTSDNLVPGRIQIVTDSACVERLLGKADVQRPQVVEYCVVCGDKASGRHYGAVSCEGCKGFFKRSVRKNLTYSCRSNQDCIINKHHRNRCQFCRLKKCLEMGMKMESVQSERKPFDVQREKPSNCAASTEKIYIRKDLRSPLIATPTFVADKDGARQTGLLDPGMLVNIQQPLIREDGTVLLATDSKAETSQGALGTLANVVTSLANLSESLNNGDTSEMQPEDQSASEITRAFDTLAKALNTTDSSSPPSLADGIDASGGGGIHVISRDQSTPIIEVEGPLLSDTHVTFKLTMPSPMPEYLNVHYICESASRLLFLSMHWARSIPAFQALGQDCNTSLVRACWNELFTLGLAQCAQVMSLSTILAAIVNHLQNSIQEDKLSGDRIKQVMEHIWKLQEFCNSMAKLDIDGYEYAYLKAIVLFSPDHPGLTSTSQIEKFQEKAQMELQDYVQKTYSEDTYRLARILVRLPALRLMSSNITEELFFTGLIGNVSIDSIIPYILKMETAEYNGQITGASL; translated from the exons TTCATCCTGACCAGCCCAGATGGAGCTGGAACTGGGAAGGTGATCCTGGCTTCCCCGGAGACCTCCAGTGCCAAGCAGCTCATATTCACCACCTCAGACAACCTCGTCCCTGGCAGGATCCAG ATCGTCACGGACTCTGCTTGTGTGGAACGTTTGCTGGGGAAGGCTGACGTCCAGCGGCCCCAGGTGGTAGAGTACTGTGTAGTCTGTGGCGACAAAGCCTCTG GCCGTCACTATGGGGCTGTCAGTTGTGAAGGTTGCAAAGGTTTCTTCAAAAGGAGCGTAAGGAAAAACCTGACCTACAGCTGCCGGAGCAACCAAGACTGTATCATCAATAAACATCACCGGAACCGCTGTCAGTTTTGCCGGCTGAAAAAATGCTTAGAGATGGGCATGAAAATGGAAT CTGTACAGAGTGAACGGAAGCCCTTTGATGTACAACGGGAGAAACCAAGCAATTGTGCTGCTTCAACTGAGAAAATCTATATCCGAAAGGACCTGAGAAGTCCTCTGATAGCCACTCCCACGTTTGTGGCAGATAAAGATGGAGCAAG ACAAACAGGTCTTCTTGATCCAGGGATGCTTGTGAACATCCAACAGCCTTTGATACGCGAGGATGGTACGGTTCTCCTGGCCACGGATTCCAAG GCAGAAACAAGCCAGGGAGCTCTGGGCACACTGGCAAATGTAGTAACCTCCCTTGCCAACTTGAGTGAGTCCCTTAACAATGGTGACACTTCGGAAATGCAGCCGGAGGACCAGTCCGCAAGTGAGATTACTCG GGCATTTGATACCTTAGCTAAAGCACTTAATACCACAGACAGCTCCTCACCTCCGAGCCTAGCAGATGGCATAGATGCCAGTGGAGGAGGCGGCATCCACGTCATCAGCAGAGACCAGTCCACACCCATCATCGAGGTCGAAGGGCCCCTCCTTTCAGATACTCATGTCACATTTAAG CTCACCATGCCCAGCCCAATGCCAGAGTACCTCAACGTGCACTACATCTGCGAGTCAGCGTCCCGCCTGCTTTTCCTCTCCATGCACTGGGCCAGGTCAATCCCAGCTTTTCAGGCACTTGG GCAGGACTGCAACACCAGCCTGGTGCGGGCCTGCTGGAACGAGCTCTTCACCCTCGGCCTCGCCCAGTGTGCCCAGGTCATGAGTCTCTCCACTATCCTGGCGGCCATTGTCAACCACCTGCAGAACAGCATCCAGGAAG ATAAACTTTCTGGAGACCGGATAAAGCAAGTCATGGAGCACATCTGGAAGCTTCAGGAATTCTGTAACAGTATGGCGAAGCTGGATATAGACGGCTATGAGTATGCATACCTTAAAGCTATAGTTCTCTTTAGCCCCG acCATCCAGGTTTGACCAGCACAAGCCAGATTGAAAAATTCCAAGAAAAGGCACAGATGGAATTGCAGGACTACGTTCAGAAAACCTATTCGGAAGACACGTACCG ATTGGCCCGGATTCTCGTTCGCCTGCCAGCACTCAGGCTGATGAGCTCAAACATAacagaagaacttttttttactgGTCTCATTGGCAATGTTTCAATAGACAGCATAATCCCCTACATCCTCAAGATGGAGACAGCAGAGTATAACGGCCAGATCACCGGAGCCAGTCTATAG